One genomic segment of Deltaproteobacteria bacterium includes these proteins:
- a CDS encoding formate--tetrahydrofolate ligase yields MLGRPKDFIVTVREIEIASGGGFLIPITGDILRMPGLLTKPAAESIDIDENGVISGLF; encoded by the coding sequence CTGCTCGGCCGGCCGAAGGATTTTATCGTGACCGTCCGGGAAATTGAGATTGCTTCCGGTGGGGGTTTTCTGATACCTATTACCGGAGACATTCTCCGTATGCCGGGATTACTCACGAAACCGGCGGCGGAAAGCATCGACATCGATGAAAACGGAGTCATATCGGGGTTGTTTTAA
- a CDS encoding enoyl-CoA hydratase/isomerase family protein, which translates to MEKPVLFSVEDSIALITLNRPERHNAICQALLVELYNSIDEVAKRDDIKVAVLTGNGRSFCSGIDLDVIGKDNLLDPRGDGKDLPDVLAGCNKPMIGAINGATITGGFELALNLDFLIASENARFIDSHAKVGIHPGWGMTQLLQQAVGQRMAKQMSFTCQPLSAQDALRCGLVNEVLPLEQLLPRALEIARHICSVNQDILYMMRDLIKKRNSLPLDNAYRAERESFHDFLRRMKVL; encoded by the coding sequence GTGGAAAAGCCCGTATTGTTCTCAGTAGAAGATTCGATAGCCCTGATAACCCTGAATCGCCCCGAGCGGCATAATGCCATCTGCCAGGCTCTGCTCGTGGAACTGTATAATTCCATTGATGAAGTTGCTAAAAGAGACGACATCAAGGTCGCCGTACTGACCGGGAATGGAAGGTCCTTCTGCTCGGGTATCGACCTTGACGTCATCGGCAAGGATAACCTGCTCGACCCGCGCGGTGACGGGAAAGACCTTCCAGACGTTCTTGCCGGTTGCAATAAGCCGATGATCGGTGCCATCAACGGTGCTACTATTACCGGCGGGTTTGAACTGGCCCTGAACCTGGATTTCCTCATTGCCTCCGAGAACGCCCGGTTTATCGATTCCCACGCGAAGGTCGGCATTCACCCCGGGTGGGGGATGACCCAGCTTCTGCAACAGGCTGTCGGTCAGAGAATGGCGAAGCAGATGTCCTTCACCTGTCAGCCCTTGTCGGCTCAGGATGCGCTCCGCTGCGGGCTGGTGAACGAGGTGCTTCCGCTGGAGCAACTGCTGCCGCGGGCCCTGGAGATCGCCCGTCACATCTGCAGCGTGAACCAGGATATCCTGTACATGATGAGGGACCTTATTAAAAAGAGGAATTCCCTGCCCCTCGACAATGCGTACCGGGCGGAGCGGGA
- a CDS encoding 4Fe-4S binding protein: MSKRPAWWLTFLAKVWPLTWISARMTQWPLIGPIVAMASLPLFTGKNLNISYLPINQEITGTSTLLPVRVVEEFIRRSPHRVILKRCTCRDARQCKNHPIDFGCTLLGEGTREIDPRIVNHVSREEAIAHLHRTVENGLVPMIGRVKIDNFIWGVRDRGQLLTVCHCCHCCCTLLTSGRYLPPEAAASMVRLKGLEISVDHEACILCGLCVGECHMAAISIVDGRIHHDMNKCIGCGLCITNCPQKAVTADIEDVDEAVRELTERIESLIDVD; the protein is encoded by the coding sequence ATGTCGAAACGGCCTGCCTGGTGGCTCACCTTTCTCGCGAAGGTATGGCCCCTGACATGGATCAGTGCCCGGATGACGCAGTGGCCTCTGATAGGCCCCATTGTGGCGATGGCCTCGCTCCCGCTGTTCACGGGAAAGAACCTCAACATTTCCTACCTCCCCATCAACCAGGAGATCACTGGGACCAGCACCCTCCTGCCCGTGAGGGTCGTGGAGGAATTTATCAGGCGCTCGCCGCATCGGGTCATCCTCAAACGGTGTACCTGCCGTGACGCGCGGCAATGCAAGAATCATCCCATAGATTTCGGCTGCACGCTCCTCGGCGAGGGTACCCGCGAAATAGACCCCCGGATCGTCAACCACGTTTCACGGGAAGAAGCCATCGCCCACCTCCATCGGACCGTTGAAAACGGCCTCGTTCCCATGATCGGCCGGGTGAAGATCGACAACTTCATCTGGGGCGTCCGCGACCGCGGGCAGCTTCTGACCGTCTGCCACTGCTGCCACTGCTGCTGCACCCTTCTCACATCAGGCAGGTACCTGCCCCCGGAAGCGGCCGCGTCAATGGTGCGTCTCAAGGGACTTGAGATCAGCGTGGACCATGAGGCATGCATCCTCTGCGGGCTCTGCGTCGGCGAGTGCCATATGGCCGCCATATCCATCGTTGACGGCCGTATCCATCACGATATGAACAAGTGCATCGGCTGCGGCCTCTGTATCACCAACTGCCCGCAAAAGGCCGTTACCGCCGATATCGAAGATGTCGATGAGGCCGTCAGGGAGCTGACGGAACGCATCGAATCCCTCATCGACGTCGATTAG